In Aureibaculum algae, the following are encoded in one genomic region:
- a CDS encoding alpha-L-fucosidase, with amino-acid sequence MKLSIKIVVVLALSSIISCAPKVAPPEPFGPIPSQRQLQWHGMEYYAFIHFNMNTFTNMEWGDGSEKPEQFNPTELDARQWAKTIKDAGMKGVIITAKHHDGFCLWPSEYTEHSVKNSPWKNGKGDVLKDLSEACKEFGLKLGVYLSPWDRNHEQYGKPEYVTYFHNQLRELLTNYGDIFEVWFDGANGGSGYYGGANETRKIDNKTYYQWDKAVEIVRELQPNAVIFGDGGPGVRWVGNEEGWANETNWSLLRRDEVYPGYQKYKELRSGHEDGTHWVPAECDVSIRPGWYYHKSEDTQVKSLEHLVKIYYESVGRNASLLMNLPVDTRGLVHENDVRQLMALKEQITKDFSENLAKNLNVRATNVRGDNSMYKPENVNDDNDETYWSTNDSITEASITLSFNKPTEINRILLEEYIPLGQRVSKFTVEAEVDGVWKVIDTQTTIGDKRILRFNVVKASKIKVNIKGKAALAISNIELYKAPHLLTEPIVTRDKEGTITMKVADKNIEIYYTTDGSEPDTSSLKYTDAFFVDQPTQLKVIGYNPENKERTSEKQVYFDISKKNWKVLKVSSGKIEEATRMIDDSYMTSWVCDTNSSEPNEIIIDLGNVYNLSGFTYMPMQGRWPAGIISHYEFLVSENNKTWTSVSIGEFGNIKNNPIEQIIKFQSSKGRYIKLKGIKSVDNDGKMSVAEIGVLTE; translated from the coding sequence ATGAAATTAAGTATAAAAATAGTAGTTGTTCTAGCATTAAGTAGTATAATTTCTTGTGCTCCAAAAGTAGCACCACCAGAACCATTTGGACCAATACCGTCGCAACGACAATTACAATGGCACGGGATGGAATATTATGCGTTTATTCATTTTAATATGAATACGTTTACCAATATGGAGTGGGGAGATGGAAGCGAAAAACCAGAACAGTTCAATCCAACAGAATTGGATGCTAGACAATGGGCAAAAACAATTAAAGATGCTGGAATGAAAGGAGTTATAATTACAGCTAAACACCATGACGGGTTTTGCCTATGGCCATCAGAATATACAGAGCATTCCGTTAAAAACTCTCCATGGAAAAATGGAAAAGGTGATGTTCTTAAAGATTTATCAGAAGCTTGTAAAGAATTTGGTTTAAAGTTAGGCGTGTATTTATCACCATGGGATAGAAACCATGAGCAATACGGAAAACCAGAATATGTTACGTATTTTCATAATCAATTACGAGAATTATTGACAAATTATGGTGACATATTTGAAGTTTGGTTTGATGGTGCTAATGGAGGTTCTGGGTATTACGGGGGAGCAAATGAAACTCGAAAAATAGATAATAAAACCTATTACCAATGGGATAAAGCCGTTGAAATTGTAAGAGAGTTACAGCCTAATGCTGTTATTTTTGGAGATGGTGGTCCCGGCGTTCGTTGGGTAGGTAACGAAGAAGGATGGGCAAATGAAACCAATTGGAGTTTACTTAGAAGAGATGAAGTTTATCCAGGATATCAGAAATATAAAGAATTGCGTTCAGGCCATGAAGACGGAACCCATTGGGTACCTGCAGAATGTGATGTGTCTATTAGACCAGGTTGGTATTATCATAAATCTGAAGATACTCAAGTTAAGTCATTAGAACATTTGGTTAAAATTTATTACGAATCTGTGGGGAGAAATGCTTCGTTGCTTATGAATTTACCTGTTGACACTAGGGGCTTGGTTCATGAAAATGATGTGAGGCAATTGATGGCCCTAAAAGAGCAAATTACTAAAGATTTTTCTGAGAATTTAGCTAAAAATTTAAATGTAAGAGCTACAAATGTAAGAGGGGACAATTCAATGTATAAGCCTGAAAATGTGAATGATGATAATGATGAAACGTATTGGTCAACTAACGATTCAATTACAGAAGCATCGATTACATTGTCTTTTAATAAGCCTACCGAAATTAATAGAATTTTATTAGAAGAATACATACCCTTAGGACAGCGTGTAAGTAAATTTACTGTAGAAGCAGAAGTGGATGGCGTTTGGAAAGTAATAGATACGCAAACCACTATTGGAGATAAGCGTATTTTAAGGTTTAATGTGGTTAAGGCCTCAAAAATAAAGGTGAATATTAAAGGAAAAGCAGCATTAGCTATTTCAAATATAGAATTGTATAAAGCTCCACATTTATTAACTGAACCTATTGTTACTAGAGATAAGGAAGGCACAATAACAATGAAAGTAGCGGATAAAAATATTGAAATTTATTATACAACAGATGGTTCAGAGCCAGATACCTCTTCATTAAAGTATACTGATGCCTTTTTTGTTGATCAGCCTACTCAGCTTAAAGTGATTGGTTATAATCCAGAAAATAAAGAAAGGACTTCAGAAAAGCAAGTCTATTTTGATATTAGTAAAAAGAATTGGAAGGTTTTAAAAGTGTCTTCAGGTAAGATAGAAGAGGCTACGAGGATGATTGATGATAGTTACATGACCTCTTGGGTCTGCGATACAAATAGTAGTGAACCAAATGAAATAATTATAGATTTAGGTAACGTGTACAATTTGTCAGGCTTTACATATATGCCAATGCAAGGGCGTTGGCCGGCTGGAATCATTTCTCATTATGAGTTTTTAGTAAGTGAAAATAATAAAACATGGACGTCTGTATCTATTGGAGAGTTTGGAAATATTAAAAACAACCCCATTGAACAGATTATAAAATTTCAATCATCTAAAGGTCGCTATATTAAGCTAAAAGGGATTAAAAGTGTTGACAATGACGGGAAAATGTCTGTTGCTGAAATAGGAGTGCTTACAGAATAA
- a CDS encoding GDSL-type esterase/lipase family protein, with translation MKRTSKLLILFLLTFSVGLIAQEPIKIACVGNSITYGAGVVNREKNSYPAQLQELLGDKYEVKNFGVSGRTLLNKGNHPYTETKAYKEALNFIPDIVFMKLGTNDSKLGNRVYLGEFEKDYQDLIQSFKNINDKIRIVLLLPVPAFTVDTAKIWNPVIKNKIIPLTQSVAFNANVEVIDLYHLFVDKKDLLPDGIHPSGLGQTIIAKRLYEVIHQEHKKSINFFEDKDITIEKSENFNGYSLLNFKIDSTQCKIVVPKKVAKGNPWVLRARFWGHEPQTDIALLERGFHIAYCDVSSLYGSKLALKRWDNFYKLMTSSGLSKKVVLEGMSRGGLIIYNWAAKNPKKIAGIYADAPVLDGKSWPGGMGQGKLSKGDWGRFKKVYKLKNEKKLEKFKDNPIHKVKKIVKGGYPILHVVGDADKVVLISENTTLFEKKIKQFSGDIEVIHKPNTGHHPHSLQNPTPIVDFMLRATDQKVNFATIPSPSAEYRSAAGCTNGTDWWAQTHDIDSVVQTLKNIDVLLIGNSITQSWGSSGNRNYINSNAGTEAAKKYFKDITWMNAGISGDRTQHVLWRIEKGNYENANPKMVVVTIGVNNFRDNSALEIFEGIEKLITLTRVKFKNSKIIMLGPLPTGIDPTQKSRQKYNSVHKLLSAFKTPDNVKYYNLISLFIDEKGFLNEDYYSGDGIHLKPEGYAVWGKFIKEKYEQLLEEN, from the coding sequence ATGAAAAGAACAAGTAAACTTTTAATTCTTTTTCTCTTAACTTTTTCTGTTGGGTTAATAGCCCAAGAACCTATAAAAATTGCTTGCGTCGGTAATAGTATTACTTATGGGGCTGGAGTCGTTAATCGTGAAAAAAACTCATACCCCGCTCAGTTACAGGAATTGTTAGGTGATAAATATGAGGTGAAAAATTTTGGTGTTAGTGGTAGAACGCTTTTGAACAAAGGCAATCACCCATATACTGAGACTAAAGCTTATAAGGAAGCTCTTAATTTTATTCCTGATATTGTATTTATGAAGTTGGGTACCAATGATAGTAAGCTTGGAAACAGGGTTTATTTAGGTGAATTTGAAAAGGATTATCAAGATTTGATTCAATCATTTAAAAACATAAATGATAAAATACGGATAGTTTTGTTGCTTCCAGTACCAGCTTTTACAGTAGATACTGCCAAAATTTGGAATCCTGTAATAAAAAATAAAATTATTCCTTTGACGCAGTCAGTGGCATTTAATGCGAATGTTGAGGTTATAGATTTATATCATTTGTTTGTGGACAAAAAGGATTTATTGCCGGATGGAATTCATCCCTCTGGATTAGGTCAAACCATTATAGCTAAAAGATTGTATGAAGTAATTCATCAAGAGCATAAGAAGTCGATAAACTTTTTCGAAGATAAAGATATTACCATTGAAAAAAGCGAAAATTTTAATGGCTATTCTTTGTTAAACTTTAAAATTGACAGTACGCAATGTAAAATTGTTGTACCCAAAAAAGTGGCAAAAGGAAACCCTTGGGTTTTACGTGCAAGATTCTGGGGACATGAACCGCAAACTGATATTGCATTATTAGAAAGAGGTTTTCATATTGCCTATTGCGATGTTAGTAGTCTTTATGGTAGTAAATTAGCATTGAAGCGGTGGGATAATTTTTATAAATTAATGACAAGTTCAGGTTTGTCTAAAAAAGTGGTTCTAGAAGGCATGAGTCGAGGTGGATTGATAATTTACAATTGGGCTGCAAAAAACCCTAAAAAAATTGCTGGTATATACGCTGATGCCCCAGTTTTAGATGGTAAGAGTTGGCCAGGAGGAATGGGCCAAGGTAAATTAAGTAAGGGAGACTGGGGGCGTTTTAAGAAGGTGTATAAGTTGAAAAATGAAAAGAAACTAGAGAAGTTTAAAGACAACCCGATACACAAAGTAAAAAAAATAGTAAAAGGTGGGTATCCAATACTACATGTGGTAGGTGATGCAGATAAAGTAGTCCTGATTTCAGAAAATACAACGCTATTTGAGAAGAAAATTAAGCAGTTTTCAGGTGACATTGAAGTAATTCATAAACCAAATACTGGTCATCATCCGCATAGCTTACAAAACCCTACACCTATTGTTGATTTTATGTTGCGAGCTACAGATCAAAAAGTAAATTTTGCTACGATACCATCACCTTCTGCTGAATATCGTTCAGCTGCAGGGTGTACTAATGGTACCGATTGGTGGGCACAAACTCATGATATTGATTCTGTAGTTCAAACACTTAAAAATATCGATGTACTACTTATTGGTAACTCTATTACGCAAAGTTGGGGGAGTAGTGGTAATAGAAATTATATAAATAGTAATGCCGGTACAGAAGCAGCTAAAAAATACTTTAAAGATATTACTTGGATGAATGCTGGTATTTCTGGTGATAGAACGCAACATGTTTTATGGCGAATTGAAAAAGGAAATTATGAAAATGCAAATCCAAAAATGGTGGTAGTAACAATTGGTGTCAACAACTTTAGAGATAATAGTGCTTTGGAAATTTTTGAAGGCATAGAAAAATTGATAACACTTACGCGTGTAAAATTCAAAAATTCAAAAATTATCATGTTAGGGCCGCTACCAACGGGAATAGATCCTACCCAAAAGTCACGACAAAAATATAATTCAGTTCATAAATTGTTAAGTGCGTTTAAAACGCCAGACAATGTAAAGTACTACAATCTTATTTCATTATTCATTGATGAAAAAGGGTTTTTAAATGAAGATTACTATTCTGGAGATGGTATACATTTAAAACCTGAAGGTTATGCTGTTTGGGGTAAATTTATTAAAGAAAAATATGAACAGCTTTTGGAGGAAAATTAA
- a CDS encoding sulfatase-like hydrolase/transferase: MKNISWLLLIVICVFGCKKNNENSEPENKIVKKPNIIFLFSDDQSFKDVHVLGNKEVKTPTMDKLAEEGTTFTHTYNMGGWNGAICLASRAMVISGRSVWRAQAVSKEFSKNKELDKTWPRLMENAGYETYATGKWHISAKADSIFNHVGHVLPGMPGDSPEGYNRPQNENDTLWKPWKREFGGYWKGGKHWSEMIKDDAVSFIDSAATKEKPFFMYIAFNAPHDPRQSPKKYVDMYPLDSIAIPDSFMPMYPYAETMGAGKNLRDEKLAPFPRTEYSVKVNRQEYYALTTHLDDQLKDIINTLEKQGLMENTYIFFSSDHGLSVGEHGLIGKQNMYDHSMRVPLMIVGPNIPKGKKIATDVYMQDVMATTLELAGIEKPKYVEFNSLTNQIDGTDSKGSYDAIYGTYEKKSQRMIRRDGYKLIVYPKSEKILLYNLKEDPQELKDIAAEPQSKEKIKTLFVELMELQKQMGDQLDLSIIYKNIS; encoded by the coding sequence ATGAAAAATATCAGTTGGTTACTACTCATCGTTATTTGTGTTTTTGGTTGTAAAAAAAACAATGAAAATTCAGAACCCGAAAATAAAATTGTAAAAAAGCCTAATATTATTTTTCTGTTTTCTGACGATCAAAGTTTTAAAGATGTCCATGTATTAGGTAATAAAGAAGTAAAAACACCTACCATGGATAAACTGGCGGAAGAGGGAACTACTTTTACGCATACCTATAATATGGGTGGATGGAACGGTGCTATTTGTTTAGCTTCAAGAGCAATGGTCATAAGCGGACGTTCAGTATGGCGAGCTCAAGCAGTTTCAAAAGAGTTTAGTAAGAATAAAGAACTAGATAAGACCTGGCCGAGATTAATGGAGAATGCTGGTTATGAAACTTACGCAACTGGAAAATGGCATATTTCAGCTAAAGCAGATTCCATTTTTAACCATGTAGGTCATGTTCTTCCCGGCATGCCTGGTGATAGTCCTGAAGGATATAATCGACCACAAAATGAGAATGACACGCTATGGAAACCATGGAAAAGAGAATTTGGTGGGTATTGGAAAGGAGGCAAACATTGGAGCGAAATGATAAAAGATGATGCGGTGTCTTTTATTGACAGTGCGGCAACCAAAGAAAAACCATTTTTTATGTATATCGCGTTCAACGCTCCACATGATCCACGTCAATCTCCGAAGAAATATGTAGATATGTATCCGTTGGATAGTATCGCTATTCCTGACAGTTTTATGCCCATGTATCCTTATGCCGAAACCATGGGAGCTGGGAAAAACCTGAGAGATGAAAAATTGGCTCCTTTTCCTAGAACCGAATATTCCGTAAAAGTAAATAGGCAGGAATATTATGCATTAACAACCCATTTGGACGATCAGTTAAAGGACATAATTAATACCTTAGAAAAACAAGGTCTTATGGAAAATACGTACATATTTTTCAGTTCTGATCATGGTTTGTCAGTGGGTGAACATGGACTTATTGGAAAGCAGAATATGTATGATCATAGTATGCGGGTTCCTTTAATGATTGTAGGACCCAATATTCCAAAAGGTAAAAAAATAGCTACCGATGTTTATATGCAAGATGTAATGGCCACAACACTTGAGTTGGCAGGAATTGAAAAACCAAAATATGTTGAGTTTAATAGTTTAACAAATCAAATTGATGGTACTGATTCTAAGGGTAGTTATGATGCTATTTATGGAACGTACGAGAAAAAATCTCAAAGAATGATTAGAAGGGATGGTTATAAATTAATCGTTTATCCTAAAAGCGAGAAAATTCTATTATATAACTTAAAAGAAGATCCACAAGAGTTGAAAGATATAGCAGCAGAGCCTCAGAGTAAAGAAAAAATAAAAACCCTTTTTGTAGAATTAATGGAGTTACAGAAACAAATGGGCGATCAATTAGACTTATCAATAATTTATAAAAATATTTCATGA
- a CDS encoding sulfatase family protein, whose amino-acid sequence MKKSLKTILFLTFLSLMFSCNDKKEHEKDIIQNPPNIIYVLTDDLGYGDIGAFNSNGKIKTPNIDQLAADGIKFTDAHTSSAVCTPTRYGILTGRYNWRSPIKNGVLTGVSKALIPNSRTTVASLLKKQGYEPGFIGKWHLGWDWALKQGDSVGGTGWNADDYDNIDFSKPIKNGPKELGFTYSYGHSGSLDMAPYVYVQNGMPTVIPDSVTVNKGKYSWWREGPTGSDFVHEDVTPNFFKKSFSYIEQKATSDQPFFLYLALPSPHTPILPTEEWQGESGLNPYADFMMQIDHYMGQLLQTVEEAGIAENTIIIFTSDNGCSPQANFKVLAEKGHNPSAIYRGHKADIFEGGHRVPFIVKWPKHIKPNSSSDKTICTTDLLATVAELTNTALKDSEGEDSYSMVPLFSSESVNNYSREATVHHSINGSFAIRKGKWKMIFCPDSGGWSDPKPNSELAKTLPKYQLYNLEEDPEEANNLFKVNPEIAKELNSLMVSTIKNGRSTEGENQQNDAPMNAKVWNEIERFGLLNKK is encoded by the coding sequence ATGAAGAAATCATTAAAGACAATATTATTTTTAACTTTTTTGAGTCTAATGTTTTCTTGCAATGATAAAAAAGAGCACGAAAAAGATATCATTCAAAATCCTCCAAACATTATCTACGTACTTACGGATGATTTAGGTTATGGAGATATTGGAGCGTTTAATTCTAATGGTAAAATAAAAACTCCAAATATCGATCAATTGGCAGCAGATGGAATTAAATTTACTGACGCTCATACTTCATCAGCAGTTTGTACTCCTACAAGATATGGAATTTTAACTGGTAGATATAATTGGAGAAGTCCCATAAAAAATGGAGTGCTTACTGGTGTGTCTAAGGCATTAATTCCAAATAGTAGAACGACAGTTGCTTCTTTGTTGAAAAAACAAGGATATGAACCAGGCTTTATTGGTAAATGGCATTTAGGTTGGGATTGGGCTCTAAAACAGGGAGATTCTGTTGGAGGTACAGGGTGGAATGCCGATGATTACGATAATATAGACTTCTCTAAACCCATAAAAAATGGACCGAAAGAATTAGGGTTTACCTATTCTTATGGACATTCAGGTTCTTTAGATATGGCACCTTATGTATACGTTCAAAATGGAATGCCAACGGTGATTCCAGACTCTGTTACAGTAAATAAAGGGAAGTATTCATGGTGGCGAGAAGGGCCAACAGGTTCTGATTTTGTGCATGAGGATGTTACCCCAAATTTTTTTAAAAAATCATTCAGTTATATTGAACAAAAGGCTACAAGTGACCAACCTTTCTTTTTGTATTTAGCACTACCATCACCACACACACCTATTTTACCAACCGAAGAATGGCAAGGTGAAAGTGGATTAAATCCATATGCTGATTTTATGATGCAAATTGACCATTATATGGGGCAATTACTACAGACAGTTGAAGAGGCAGGTATTGCAGAAAATACTATCATCATTTTTACAAGTGATAATGGGTGTTCTCCTCAGGCCAATTTTAAGGTCTTAGCTGAAAAAGGACATAATCCAAGTGCTATTTATAGAGGCCACAAAGCTGATATATTTGAAGGTGGGCATCGTGTTCCTTTTATTGTAAAATGGCCAAAGCATATTAAACCCAACTCTAGTTCTGATAAAACGATATGTACCACGGATTTATTGGCTACTGTGGCCGAATTAACAAATACAGCACTGAAAGATAGTGAGGGTGAAGATAGTTATTCAATGGTTCCACTTTTTTCAAGTGAAAGCGTTAACAATTACAGTCGTGAAGCTACTGTTCATCATTCCATCAATGGAAGTTTTGCAATTCGTAAAGGAAAGTGGAAAATGATTTTTTGTCCTGACTCAGGAGGTTGGAGCGATCCGAAACCGAATTCTGAATTGGCAAAAACCTTACCCAAATATCAACTCTACAATTTAGAAGAAGATCCCGAAGAAGCGAATAATTTATTTAAAGTGAATCCTGAAATTGCTAAAGAATTAAATAGTTTAATGGTTTCAACTATAAAAAATGGTAGAAGTACTGAAGGAGAGAACCAACAAAATGATGCACCGATGAATGCAAAAGTATGGAATGAAATAGAGCGGTTTGGTCTTTTGAATAAAAAATAA
- a CDS encoding PDZ domain-containing protein, which yields MRKIFKYKKQDLKWIFRLSILMLMFIGCKPIVSDLYVSKNNDSSDFNDGKIVLSTLEEAINKVNRLRNNGKLHPITIHLEAGEHRITSPIRIGNEQGSLKLIGAGNDKTIIKGSKKLNLSWQKHNSTIWIAKVEKNEIFDALYINGKPQIMARYPNYEENGGHWQGHAADALSKERISSWSNPIGAFLHVMHSGEWGDFHYKITEIDENGEAKLIGGHQNNRPSKMHEKYRMVENVFEELDSPGEWYLDTHDNLYYWPMENIDLANALVEASEQKHLIEIVGTEEKPVSNVEISNLKFEHTQRTFMEKYEPLLRSDWTIYRGGAIFIEGAQDIKIENCEFTNLGGNAIFVSNFNRNIEISNNHIHKIGASAICLVGSPEAVRSPSFQYNEFMPLPKMDTIKGPKNNKYPSNVLVDNNLIYKIGRIEKQTAGVEIAMAMNITVSNNSIYDVPRAGINIGDGTWGGHIIEYNDVFNTVLESGDHGAFNSWGRDRFWHPNRETMDGIVEANPQMPTWDATQTTIIRNNRFRCDHGWDIDLDDGSSNYQIYNNLCLNGGIKLREGFNRTVENNITINNGFHPHVWFKNSNDIFKSNIVFTEHRDIRLQEWGKEVDFNFFPDQKTLLASQNKGVDKHSIFGDPLFEDAKSGNYKLKNNSRAFEIGFKNFDMTGFGVKNKKLKALAKTPNTPIIFFSGVSEKSSVYEWLGAKIKNITTIEERSAAGLNKTAGVLITSIDENSIIGNSELKVGDVIISCQGLEINEFANLMKSFQNDSWLGKLDLLVFRNQKDLKIELALKK from the coding sequence ATGAGAAAAATTTTTAAATATAAAAAACAAGATCTAAAATGGATCTTTAGGCTTAGTATTTTAATGTTGATGTTTATTGGGTGTAAACCCATTGTATCTGATTTATATGTATCAAAAAATAATGATTCCTCTGACTTTAACGATGGGAAAATTGTTTTGAGTACACTTGAAGAAGCAATCAATAAAGTAAATAGGTTAAGAAATAATGGAAAACTTCATCCTATTACAATTCATCTTGAAGCTGGTGAGCACCGAATAACTTCACCGATTAGGATAGGTAATGAACAAGGGTCCTTAAAACTGATAGGAGCGGGAAATGACAAAACTATCATAAAAGGATCTAAAAAGTTAAATTTAAGTTGGCAAAAACATAACAGTACCATTTGGATCGCAAAAGTTGAAAAAAATGAAATATTTGATGCCTTATATATCAATGGAAAACCGCAAATAATGGCACGTTATCCAAATTATGAAGAAAACGGCGGTCATTGGCAAGGACATGCAGCTGATGCTCTATCTAAAGAAAGAATAAGTTCTTGGAGTAATCCTATTGGAGCTTTTCTTCATGTAATGCATAGTGGTGAATGGGGTGATTTTCATTATAAGATTACTGAGATAGATGAAAATGGAGAAGCCAAATTAATTGGAGGACATCAAAATAATCGTCCATCAAAAATGCACGAAAAATACAGAATGGTAGAAAATGTTTTTGAGGAATTGGATAGTCCTGGTGAATGGTATCTAGATACTCATGATAATTTATACTATTGGCCTATGGAGAATATAGATTTAGCTAATGCTTTGGTAGAGGCTTCAGAACAGAAACATTTAATTGAGATTGTAGGCACAGAGGAAAAGCCCGTAAGTAATGTTGAAATTAGCAATTTAAAATTTGAACATACGCAGCGAACATTCATGGAAAAATACGAGCCATTACTAAGAAGTGATTGGACAATTTATCGAGGTGGGGCTATTTTTATTGAAGGTGCACAAGATATAAAAATTGAAAATTGTGAATTTACTAATTTGGGAGGTAATGCTATTTTTGTCAGTAATTTTAATCGTAATATCGAAATTTCAAATAACCACATTCATAAAATTGGAGCTTCGGCAATTTGTTTGGTTGGCTCTCCTGAAGCCGTACGTTCGCCATCTTTCCAATATAATGAGTTCATGCCGCTACCTAAAATGGATACTATTAAAGGACCAAAAAACAACAAATATCCAAGTAATGTATTGGTAGATAATAATTTAATTTACAAAATCGGTCGTATAGAAAAACAAACCGCGGGTGTTGAAATTGCTATGGCAATGAACATAACAGTTAGTAATAATAGCATTTATGATGTTCCCAGAGCAGGTATCAATATTGGTGATGGTACTTGGGGCGGACATATTATAGAGTATAATGACGTTTTTAATACGGTGTTGGAATCTGGCGACCACGGTGCTTTTAATTCTTGGGGAAGAGATCGTTTCTGGCACCCTAACAGAGAAACAATGGATGGTATAGTTGAGGCAAACCCTCAAATGCCAACTTGGGATGCTACCCAAACCACTATCATTAGAAATAACAGGTTCCGTTGTGACCATGGATGGGATATAGATTTAGATGACGGGTCGTCCAACTATCAAATTTATAATAATTTATGTTTAAATGGAGGGATTAAATTGAGGGAAGGATTTAATCGTACGGTTGAAAACAATATTACGATTAACAATGGATTCCATCCACATGTTTGGTTTAAAAATAGCAACGACATTTTTAAAAGTAACATTGTTTTTACAGAGCATAGAGATATCCGTTTACAAGAATGGGGAAAAGAAGTCGATTTTAATTTTTTTCCCGACCAAAAAACTTTATTGGCAAGCCAAAATAAGGGGGTAGACAAACATAGTATTTTTGGGGACCCTCTTTTTGAAGATGCTAAATCAGGAAATTACAAGTTAAAAAATAATTCACGGGCTTTTGAAATTGGCTTCAAGAATTTTGATATGACAGGTTTTGGCGTAAAAAATAAAAAATTAAAAGCCTTGGCTAAAACTCCCAATACACCAATTATATTTTTTAGTGGAGTTAGTGAAAAGTCTTCTGTTTATGAATGGTTGGGAGCAAAAATAAAAAATATAACAACAATTGAAGAACGTTCAGCTGCAGGTTTAAACAAAACAGCAGGAGTTTTAATTACCTCAATTGATGAGAATAGTATAATCGGTAATTCTGAATTAAAGGTTGGTGATGTTATTATTTCCTGCCAAGGTTTAGAAATAAATGAGTTTGCAAATTTAATGAAATCGTTTCAAAATGATAGTTGGCTAGGTAAACTTGATCTATTGGTTTTTAGAAATCAAAAAGATTTGAAAATTGAATTGGCTCTAAAAAAATAG